In Deltaproteobacteria bacterium, a single genomic region encodes these proteins:
- a CDS encoding patatin-like phospholipase family protein: MGTRREWLEAQPFTLALSAGFFGFFSHAGLLHALEDAGLRPRRIVGVSAGALAGGLWAAGLPAASLIRELLALERRQFWDPGLPLGGLLRGRKFAAELRRVLAPTGRRDIEQCERPFVAIAHDVLAHRTVAIEHGDLADAIQASCTVPLMFRPMRLRGRIVVDGGVSDRIGRVALAPGERVCMHLIPSRRRVTRSRAAERMPPVDAQVMITPGVPALGPFALQQAGRAYEITREHASAWLAEPC, from the coding sequence TTGGGCACGCGACGCGAGTGGCTCGAGGCGCAGCCCTTCACGCTGGCGCTCTCGGCAGGGTTCTTTGGGTTCTTCTCGCACGCGGGCTTGCTCCACGCGCTCGAGGACGCTGGCTTGCGGCCGCGACGCATCGTCGGCGTCTCGGCGGGCGCGCTCGCGGGCGGGCTGTGGGCGGCCGGGTTGCCGGCGGCGTCGCTCATCCGCGAGCTGCTCGCGCTCGAGCGGCGGCAGTTCTGGGATCCCGGACTGCCGCTCGGTGGTCTGCTGCGCGGGCGCAAGTTCGCCGCCGAGCTGCGTCGCGTGCTGGCGCCGACCGGACGCCGCGACATCGAGCAGTGCGAGCGCCCCTTCGTCGCGATCGCGCACGACGTGCTCGCGCACCGTACCGTCGCGATCGAGCACGGTGATCTCGCCGACGCGATCCAGGCCTCGTGCACGGTGCCGCTGATGTTCCGGCCGATGCGCCTGCGCGGCCGCATCGTCGTGGATGGCGGGGTCTCCGATCGCATCGGCCGCGTCGCCCTCGCACCGGGCGAGCGCGTCTGCATGCACCTCATCCCCTCGCGCCGTCGCGTGACGCGATCGCGCGCGGCCGAGCGCATGCCCCCCGTGGATGCGCAGGTGATGATCACGCCCGGGGTGCCCGCGCTCGGTCCGTTCGCCTTGCAGCAGGCCGGCCGCGCGTACGAGATCACGCGCGAGCACGCGAGCGCGTGGCTCGCGGAGCCCTGCTAG